A region of Fibrobacter succinogenes subsp. succinogenes S85 DNA encodes the following proteins:
- a CDS encoding hybrid sensor histidine kinase/response regulator: protein MDCLESSDLTHAILSSAGVGLWVIEVDEGHPPRMYADKALLQILGFPEETLPEDLYNLWCNNVDISYYEAYAEFVDQMTRGEMSELEYAWNHQSRGIIFLQNHGKRNEAYKRGMRLEGCCTDVTEQVEFKMHVRELDQYSDIANTLGDGFDNIYYVDINDNSFIEFNAQGVVKTLDAKNCKDFFEGFELALEKVVFREDWAAVKDFVNKEKMLHGLENDRAVSVSFRFSFDGRLVYYRLKAAKTPDSENHIVVTLENVDEEESAKAERKAIANRDMAVISGLSDDFGCVVYVDYETLSEVHYRFDPMFDEMVPGWSKIDNFGERLKVLVDTVVHPSDRESFCAATEPTKVLDMVDREHMYFVNFRLQVGGEDIYYQIKFVKDENFKNHVIAGFHSVDAETKREMANLEKAELANKAKSAFLFNMSHDIRTPLNAMIGFTDMAVKNIDDKAKALDCLGKSKLSSEHLLSLINDVLDMSRIESGKVELDLNPVNLDENGEDCVPMLRSLAEKKNVHFEFAHHDIQNRYVYVDFLRLNQVIINVVSNAVKYTPSGGSVTVDITQIPSEREGYGLYQIVIKDTGIGMSAEYQQHLFDEFSRERTSTVSKQQGTGLGLAITKRIVDMMEGSIDVESKVGEGSKFTIRIPMRIQENPEAVEQVRFAHSEQESISFEGFKVLVVEDNELNLEISKDILESAGVVVESAEDGSIAVERLKEKGPDYYDCILMDIQMPVMDGFEATREIRKMFPDKRIPIIALSANAFDEDRRKSFEAGMDGHLAKPIVIAQLEDSLKKFLKH from the coding sequence ATGGATTGTCTTGAATCGTCAGACTTGACTCATGCGATTCTTTCGAGTGCAGGCGTCGGTTTGTGGGTTATTGAGGTAGATGAAGGCCACCCTCCACGAATGTATGCCGACAAGGCTCTTCTCCAGATTCTTGGATTCCCTGAAGAAACTCTCCCCGAAGACCTCTACAATTTGTGGTGCAACAATGTAGACATCTCGTATTACGAGGCTTATGCCGAGTTTGTGGACCAGATGACCCGCGGCGAAATGTCGGAACTGGAGTATGCCTGGAACCACCAGTCTCGAGGAATCATTTTCTTGCAAAATCACGGCAAGCGAAATGAAGCCTATAAACGGGGAATGCGCCTTGAAGGGTGCTGCACCGATGTGACGGAACAGGTCGAATTCAAGATGCATGTGCGCGAACTTGACCAGTATTCCGATATTGCGAACACGCTTGGCGATGGTTTTGATAATATTTATTACGTCGATATCAACGACAACTCCTTCATTGAATTTAACGCCCAGGGGGTCGTGAAGACTCTAGATGCCAAGAACTGTAAAGACTTTTTTGAAGGATTTGAATTGGCGCTTGAAAAGGTCGTATTTCGGGAAGACTGGGCGGCGGTCAAGGATTTTGTCAACAAGGAAAAAATGCTTCACGGTCTGGAAAATGATCGTGCGGTTTCGGTCTCGTTCCGATTCTCTTTTGACGGGCGTCTGGTGTATTACCGTTTAAAGGCCGCCAAAACTCCCGATTCCGAAAACCACATCGTCGTGACGCTTGAAAACGTCGATGAAGAGGAATCCGCCAAGGCGGAACGCAAGGCCATTGCAAACCGCGACATGGCTGTGATTTCTGGCCTGTCCGATGACTTTGGATGCGTCGTGTACGTGGATTACGAGACTCTTTCCGAGGTACACTACCGCTTTGACCCGATGTTTGATGAGATGGTTCCTGGCTGGTCTAAGATTGACAACTTTGGCGAGCGCCTAAAAGTACTTGTCGATACGGTGGTTCATCCGAGTGACCGTGAATCATTCTGCGCAGCGACTGAACCTACGAAGGTTCTTGACATGGTGGATCGGGAACACATGTACTTTGTCAACTTCAGGTTGCAGGTCGGTGGCGAAGATATTTACTACCAAATTAAGTTCGTCAAGGACGAAAACTTCAAGAACCATGTGATTGCGGGTTTCCATAGCGTCGATGCCGAGACCAAACGCGAAATGGCAAACCTTGAGAAGGCGGAACTTGCAAACAAGGCAAAGAGCGCGTTCCTTTTCAACATGTCGCACGACATCCGCACGCCGCTCAATGCGATGATCGGCTTTACCGACATGGCCGTCAAGAATATTGACGACAAGGCCAAGGCGCTTGATTGCCTCGGCAAGTCAAAACTTTCGAGTGAACATCTTTTGTCCTTGATCAACGATGTGCTGGACATGTCGCGCATTGAAAGTGGTAAGGTGGAATTGGACTTGAATCCTGTTAATTTGGATGAAAATGGCGAAGATTGTGTGCCGATGCTCCGTTCCCTTGCCGAGAAGAAAAACGTACACTTTGAATTTGCGCATCACGATATCCAGAACCGCTACGTTTATGTAGACTTCTTGCGTTTGAATCAGGTGATCATCAACGTTGTCTCGAATGCGGTAAAGTACACACCTTCGGGTGGCTCGGTGACGGTGGATATCACCCAGATTCCGTCAGAACGCGAAGGCTATGGCCTGTATCAGATTGTCATCAAGGATACGGGGATTGGCATGAGTGCCGAATACCAGCAGCACCTCTTTGATGAATTCTCCCGCGAGCGGACATCTACGGTCAGTAAGCAGCAGGGGACAGGTCTTGGGCTTGCCATTACCAAGCGCATTGTCGATATGATGGAAGGCTCTATCGATGTTGAAAGCAAGGTGGGTGAGGGGTCCAAGTTTACCATCCGCATCCCGATGCGCATTCAGGAAAATCCTGAAGCGGTGGAACAGGTGCGCTTCGCGCATTCTGAACAGGAATCGATTTCGTTCGAGGGCTTCAAGGTTCTCGTCGTCGAAGATAACGAGCTGAACCTCGAAATTTCTAAGGATATTCTCGAGAGTGCTGGCGTTGTCGTGGAATCTGCCGAAGATGGTTCCATTGCGGTGGAACGTTTAAAAGAAAAAGGCCCGGATTACTACGATTGCATTTTGATGGATATCCAGATGCCTGTAATGGATGGCTTTGAAGCGACTCGTGAAATCCGCAAGATGTTCCCGGACAAGCGGATTCCGATTATTGCCTTGTCGGCAAATGCCTTTGATGAAGACCGCCGCAAGTCCTTTGAAGCGGGCATGGATGGTCACTTGGCAAAACCCATCGTCATTGCCCAGCTCGAAGATTCGCTGAAGAAGTTTTTAAAGCATTAG
- a CDS encoding Hpt domain-containing protein: MTLSEFYSSLGESLDAVLERLRMESRVAKYLGLFLNDPSFSELKAAFAANDAKTAFRAAHTLKGVAANLGLNKLSASSSELTEDLRPEAFTANSQALLEKVEADYVAAVAGIKQLN; the protein is encoded by the coding sequence ATGACACTTTCTGAATTCTATAGCTCTCTCGGTGAATCTTTGGATGCAGTTCTGGAAAGACTCCGCATGGAATCTCGTGTAGCAAAGTACTTGGGACTTTTTTTGAATGATCCGAGTTTCAGTGAACTCAAGGCCGCCTTTGCAGCAAATGACGCGAAGACGGCATTCCGCGCTGCGCACACGCTTAAGGGCGTTGCCGCCAATCTCGGGCTGAACAAGCTCTCTGCATCGAGCAGCGAACTCACTGAAGACTTGCGCCCGGAAGCATTCACTGCCAACTCGCAGGCGCTCCTGGAAAAAGTCGAAGCAGACTACGTTGCAGCAGTGGCTGGAATTAAGCAGTTGAATTAA
- a CDS encoding HD-GYP domain-containing protein has protein sequence MDEKRPLILIVDDVAMNRALLSDVLSDKYNIIEAENGNEALLLLREKTSEISLVLLDMVMPEKDGIEVLAIMNKNGWINEIPVIMISGETAHALIEGAYMLGATDFIGRPFDEMVLKNRVNNTIRLYKKQKSLSDLVLNQIYEKTRNNSMMVTMLSHIVEFRNGESGMHVLHINTITEMLLHELLRRTKKYQINKNDIGIICTASSMHDIGKITIPDEILNKPGKLTPEEFNIMKGHTVNCAQMLNAVPVGKDEPLMKYAYEICRWHHERYDGRGYPDGLKGDEIPIAAQIVSIADVYDALTSERCYKHAFTHEKALEMIHNNECGVFNPILIECLDAIADKLVIALQTFDWSKQADKDFFYIADAMMNDQKHPIYNQAFRQFIDERKKSHFFESMLDGILFEYTFNPAVMKLSSKASKALGLPRTILDDYKPNEDNQSSSENLDKIKKILKRKSAPKDKPILIKQTFNIDGKSMPCNVKVLQIWAERQNEAPILTSVYGHIDISKQG, from the coding sequence ATGGATGAAAAACGCCCTCTTATACTGATTGTTGACGATGTGGCTATGAACAGAGCCCTGTTATCGGACGTACTCAGTGACAAATACAACATCATCGAAGCTGAAAACGGCAACGAAGCATTGCTTTTACTGAGGGAAAAGACATCCGAGATTTCGCTTGTGCTCCTCGACATGGTGATGCCCGAAAAAGACGGCATTGAAGTCCTCGCCATCATGAATAAGAACGGCTGGATTAACGAGATCCCGGTCATCATGATTTCTGGCGAAACCGCCCATGCGCTGATCGAAGGCGCCTACATGCTTGGCGCCACAGACTTTATCGGTCGCCCGTTCGACGAGATGGTGCTCAAGAACCGCGTGAACAACACGATCCGCCTTTACAAAAAGCAGAAGAGCCTTTCGGACCTCGTTTTAAATCAGATTTACGAAAAGACGCGTAACAACAGCATGATGGTGACTATGCTGAGCCATATCGTGGAATTCCGTAACGGCGAAAGCGGCATGCACGTGTTGCACATCAACACCATTACCGAAATGCTCTTGCACGAGCTTTTGCGCCGCACCAAGAAATACCAGATCAACAAGAACGATATCGGCATCATCTGCACGGCATCGTCCATGCATGACATCGGTAAAATTACCATCCCCGACGAGATTCTGAACAAGCCAGGCAAGCTCACTCCCGAAGAGTTCAACATCATGAAGGGGCATACGGTCAACTGCGCCCAGATGCTCAACGCTGTCCCCGTCGGAAAAGACGAACCCCTGATGAAATACGCCTACGAGATTTGCCGCTGGCACCATGAACGCTATGACGGCCGCGGATACCCAGACGGTCTCAAGGGTGACGAGATCCCTATAGCCGCACAAATCGTCTCGATCGCAGACGTTTACGATGCGCTCACGAGCGAACGCTGCTACAAGCACGCCTTCACGCACGAGAAAGCACTCGAGATGATTCACAACAATGAATGCGGCGTATTCAACCCGATTCTCATTGAGTGCTTAGACGCCATCGCAGACAAGCTCGTCATCGCCTTGCAGACGTTTGACTGGAGCAAGCAAGCCGACAAGGACTTTTTCTACATCGCCGATGCGATGATGAACGACCAAAAGCATCCGATTTATAACCAGGCATTTAGGCAGTTCATCGATGAACGCAAAAAAAGCCACTTCTTTGAATCTATGCTGGACGGCATCCTCTTCGAATACACTTTCAACCCGGCTGTCATGAAGCTTTCTTCAAAAGCATCCAAGGCTCTCGGGTTGCCAAGGACAATCCTTGACGACTACAAGCCAAACGAAGATAATCAAAGCTCAAGCGAAAACCTGGATAAAATCAAGAAGATTTTAAAGCGCAAATCCGCGCCAAAAGATAAGCCCATCCTTATCAAGCAAACATTCAACATTGACGGCAAGAGCATGCCATGCAATGTCAAGGTGCTTCAGATCTGGGCAGAACGCCAAAACGAAGCTCCTATACTCACGTCCGTTTACGGACACATTGATATTTCAAAACAAGGTTAG